The following proteins are encoded in a genomic region of Arcobacter suis CECT 7833:
- a CDS encoding TolC family protein has translation MKKQLIFLIFLSVILNANEEKIIDENPSISVYLDENPSNSKIEKMNDSFGRYERDFNVDMTKYKKVSLMDVVLETVSNSDLLKAAREQVIQSEIKLKDSVAGYYPTLNFEAENGRTQATNVDSGTKDTKFFRYYNDRNYKFILSQNIYSGGETSNTIKSLEKKLNVEKNQYQIVLQEQITKAIKAYFDVVFSYRTVLASESNMENLNRILEIVTIKYDNGAATIGDLTAIKANVSNAQTQLTKVKSKLTESIRYYEYIVGQNYIQTLPYEKNFNINVSTFDLLYERGIKRNSMILNYYESLEAEKFNLKSKRSSFAPKLDFEVSLDNVMDKEDYEEREQEFNALFRLTFNLYNGGKDENKILSAFSVIRELNFKLDEEKKKLKWNISKLFTSIQSTNESLKSNISEVISLRKMVDAYWEEFNLGQQDLQSLLQGHKQLNSAEIELIKYENSNITDFFTLLGYTGDLLAFFDMDPEHPKFIDFTKSNYTQDVYIDDKFLTEKEKLEREEQRKKEEELRNSFANKAIKDENINDFTKRFLITDDNFYTIEIGTFNNQKDAIDFIKNKELDKNSFSYDSIENSKVSSKIAHGVFENIEMAKAEIDKLSKNNSQKTLVIKKVKDIKKSYNDYMVGLKVQTPAPEIKVVEKINTIEKIKQEKKIEEFQFNETIKNTFINSNPEAYTINVTSFNNKKELEKILTENPNLYENSFSYNYSNGTNLIRWNYGIYNTYEEAQKAIEELNKIGAPYYPVIQKVSKEQELYNLNITQNTNEPKKEPEFEYINETSKMEYKEPTQEETEKKIDSNSVKEKFLLLEKVK, from the coding sequence ATGAAAAAACAATTGATATTTTTGATATTTTTAAGTGTTATTTTAAATGCTAATGAAGAAAAAATAATTGATGAAAATCCAAGTATTTCAGTATATCTTGATGAAAATCCAAGTAACTCTAAAATAGAAAAAATGAATGACAGTTTTGGTAGGTATGAGAGAGATTTTAATGTAGATATGACTAAATATAAAAAAGTATCATTAATGGATGTTGTTCTTGAAACAGTATCAAATAGTGATTTATTAAAAGCAGCAAGAGAACAAGTAATTCAAAGCGAAATTAAGTTAAAAGATTCTGTTGCTGGATATTATCCAACTTTGAATTTTGAAGCTGAAAATGGAAGAACACAAGCAACTAACGTAGATAGTGGAACAAAAGATACAAAATTCTTTAGATATTATAATGATAGAAATTATAAATTTATTTTAAGTCAAAATATTTATTCTGGTGGAGAAACTTCTAATACAATTAAAAGTTTAGAAAAAAAATTAAATGTAGAAAAAAATCAATATCAAATTGTTTTACAAGAACAAATTACAAAAGCAATAAAAGCATATTTTGATGTAGTATTTTCATATAGAACGGTTTTAGCTAGTGAAAGTAATATGGAGAATTTAAATAGGATTTTAGAAATTGTAACAATAAAATATGATAATGGTGCAGCAACAATTGGCGATTTAACAGCAATAAAAGCAAATGTTTCAAATGCACAAACACAACTTACTAAAGTAAAATCTAAACTTACTGAATCAATTCGGTATTATGAATATATTGTAGGTCAGAATTATATTCAAACCCTTCCTTATGAGAAAAATTTTAATATTAATGTTTCAACTTTTGATTTATTATATGAAAGAGGGATCAAAAGAAATAGTATGATTTTAAATTATTATGAATCTCTTGAAGCCGAAAAATTTAATTTAAAATCAAAAAGATCAAGCTTTGCTCCTAAACTAGATTTTGAAGTTTCATTGGATAATGTAATGGATAAAGAAGATTACGAAGAAAGAGAACAAGAATTTAATGCACTTTTTAGACTAACTTTTAATTTATATAATGGTGGAAAAGATGAAAATAAAATTTTAAGTGCTTTTAGTGTTATTAGAGAACTAAATTTTAAATTAGATGAAGAAAAGAAAAAATTAAAATGGAATATTTCTAAATTATTCACATCAATACAATCTACAAATGAATCTTTAAAAAGTAATATTTCTGAAGTTATTTCACTGAGAAAAATGGTTGATGCTTATTGGGAAGAGTTCAATTTAGGACAACAAGATTTACAATCTTTATTGCAAGGACATAAACAACTAAATTCAGCAGAAATTGAGTTGATAAAATATGAAAATAGTAATATTACTGATTTCTTTACATTATTAGGATATACAGGAGATTTATTAGCCTTTTTTGATATGGATCCTGAACATCCGAAATTTATTGATTTTACAAAAAGCAATTACACACAAGATGTATATATTGATGATAAATTTTTAACAGAAAAAGAAAAATTAGAAAGAGAAGAACAAAGAAAAAAAGAAGAAGAATTACGAAATTCATTTGCAAATAAAGCTATTAAAGATGAGAATATAAATGATTTTACAAAAAGATTTTTAATAACAGATGACAATTTTTATACTATTGAAATAGGAACATTTAATAATCAAAAAGATGCAATAGATTTTATAAAAAATAAAGAATTAGATAAAAATTCTTTTTCTTATGATTCTATAGAAAATTCAAAAGTTAGTTCTAAAATTGCACATGGAGTTTTTGAAAATATTGAAATGGCAAAAGCTGAAATAGATAAGTTATCAAAAAATAACAGCCAAAAAACTCTTGTTATAAAAAAAGTGAAAGATATTAAAAAATCATATAATGATTATATGGTTGGATTAAAAGTACAAACACCTGCTCCTGAGATTAAAGTTGTTGAAAAAATTAATACTATTGAAAAAATCAAACAAGAGAAAAAAATAGAAGAGTTCCAATTTAATGAAACAATAAAAAATACTTTTATAAATTCAAATCCAGAAGCTTATACTATTAATGTAACATCATTTAATAATAAAAAAGAACTAGAAAAAATTCTAACTGAAAATCCAAATTTATATGAAAATTCTTTTTCATATAATTATTCAAATGGTACAAACTTAATTAGATGGAATTATGGAATTTATAATACATACGAAGAAGCACAAAAAGCAATTGAAGAATTGAATAAAATAGGTGCTCCTTATTATCCTGTTATTCAGAAAGTTTCAAAAGAGCAAGAATTGTATAATTTAAATATAACACAAAATACAAATGAACCAAAAAAAGAACCAGAATTTGAATACATAAATGAAACTTCTAAAATGGAATATAAAGAGCCTACACAAGAAGAAACAGAAAAAAAAATAGACTCAAATTCTGTAAAAGAAAAATTTCTACTTTTGGAAAAAGTTAAATAA